From Planifilum fulgidum:
GCCACCGAAACCTCCGGAGCCGGCCTCGGCACGTGCTCTTCCCGCGTCTCCGCGTGCGAAAAAGCGGTCTGATCCGGAGCGCTCTCCCCCCTTGTCTCCGTTTCCTTCGCGGTTTCCTTCGCGAAGGGCGGCGATTTCTGTTCTTCCCGCCGCTCCAGATCCGGACGTCTTTCCGTAAAATGCGGCTTGCTGTCCCCCGGGGCGGGCCAACGGCTTTCCGGATGAGACATCACTTTGTGCGCCTCGGGGGCCGCCGGAGGTGTGCCGGAAAATCCGGCAGGATGCTTCGCTTTTATTCTATCCCCCAAATAGGGTTTTCCCTTACCTCCCGAAAAATCCGGCGGGGCGGTCCTTTTCGGCGGAAGGCGCAGGCTCTCCTCCCGCTTTTCTTCCCGCTGCCGGCGGTCTCCCCCGAACAGGCGGCTCAGCAGGCCGGGAGAATTCTTCCTCTTTTCATAAGCTTCGATTTGGGAAAGAACCTGATCGACCGAAGCCCTTTTCAGACTTCGCTCAATGAGCCGCGCCACAGGCCCCGAAAAGGGAAAGTCGGAGGGCAGCTTGACCAGGGATTCCCCGATGATCTGCCCGGTCATGCACATGTACATCCAGGTTCCCCAGTCGATGGCCGGCTCCAGGGCCGTAAAATCCCTCACCCCGCAAAAGAAGACCTTCAGCTCCCCGTCCTCCGTGAGACCCAGGTTCCGCGGATCCAGCAGAAGATACATGGGAAGGGGGCGGCTGTTCAACATCTTTTCCAGCCGGAGCAGCTCCCTCGTCAGACGAACCGTCTCCTCCTCGCTCCAGGGCTGCATCTGCAGGATCTCATCCAGATGAGTCAGATTCACGTACGGACGGATAAACACGATGGAGCGATCCTCGGTGTACACCTCGGCAAAGGGAAGGACCAACGGATGATTGAGGGAACGGTACTGCTGAATCACCAGGGATTTGGTTGCCTTCTTGAGTTTCGTCCACTGCAGGTAGAACCGCTCGTTCTCATCCGTGCGGGCGACAGCCAGTTCCCCGTCCAGGAAGGCTTGGGCGCTTTCGATTACATAACGGTCCCGATACCGCTGACCCACCGTGAAAAACGACGACACTTCTTCCGCCTCCTCGTCAAACAAACGCCATTTCCCGATGACAAAATTCGCTGCCATCAGCATATCACAGAAACTCACCCGCTACAATTTCACTTTTGGCGCCTTTTCTCCGTCTTTCGCCGCCGATTTACAAAAAATCCCGTTTGACACATTTTCGCCATCCCCATATAATTAACATCATTGATGATTAAGTTAGTTAATATTTCGGAGTGGGAAATAATGAACAGCCGTCTGGCAGCCATTCAAGAATTTGAATCCACCCTCCGCGTGGTGTTCCGGTCCATCCACAAGGATCTCAGCGACCTGCTCGGCGATCAGATGACAATGGCCGAATACCACGTCCTCAAGATCCTGCACCGGGACGGCTCCCTGCGGATTACCGATTTGGCCCACGATCTGGGCGTCTCTTTGAGCCATGTCACCAACGTGACCGATCGGCTGGAAGACAAGGGATGGG
This genomic window contains:
- a CDS encoding MarR family winged helix-turn-helix transcriptional regulator, whose protein sequence is MNSRLAAIQEFESTLRVVFRSIHKDLSDLLGDQMTMAEYHVLKILHRDGSLRITDLAHDLGVSLSHVTNVTDRLEDKGWVVRRRSERDRRSVELHITEAGRKRMDQLLREKEKYFQEKLSSLPTETIHTLNDLLKRLI